Proteins from a genomic interval of Thunnus thynnus chromosome 5, fThuThy2.1, whole genome shotgun sequence:
- the cald1b gene encoding caldesmon 1b isoform X2: MDDDFDRRMEQRRQRREQMRIETEKGGYTNDDDDEEAREQRRRAREERKKMRDMEPSGTGDVINTNSETVTESSTTTTGAEGTDDDQALLERLAKREERRKRRMQEALERQKELDPTIGTTNGTDSTLEEQSSISSSTQQQTEEKEEKKEEKPAQEEVADTDTNSWRKEEEHEKEEEKESVEVSSTPTTRNEEEVEQPDLAKKDAEEEAVPDVDKEEEERKRKEEEERQQKEMEEKQRIEEEERQKRETEEKLKKEEEERQLKEEEESKKRAEEEGQQKEKEERLRKEEEEKQKREMEESKKKEEEEQKQKKEMEAKKKMEEEEKRKIEMEEKRKKEEEEKKKKKELEEKKKKEEEEKRKKEAEEKKKKEEEDKLKKKEMEEKKKKEEEDKLKKKGLEEKKKKEEEEKLKKFGFKEKNEPAKQNGALIENKLKKTEKTSRDNVPSSKADSAEQQEAERKLQELKRRRNNAESEEFEKMKQKQQGAEAELEELKKKREERKKILEEEEKQKKQELEDKKNKEQEERKRMKEEIEKRRAEAAEKKKQMEEESVKPSFAVSPKGSSKIGEKAEFLSKSAQKSSTPRVSHTPIVSKIGNRLEQYTSAIQGNKDPKSPKSPMADIPTGGTRSIKSMWEKGNVGSSSESPSPANKDLAGIKGGVAGRVNSWMAKPAEAEKTTPAPAAGAAGAASPTAAKPADAKPGDVGNKRGMWETKKSSTPAKVTVGGKGKFVTNAVRP; this comes from the exons ATGGATGATGACTTTGATCGCCGCatggagcagaggagacagaggagagagcagaTGCGCATCGAGACTGAAAA GGGGGGTTACACcaacgatgatgatgatgaggaagcTCGGGAGCAAAGGAGACGTgcaagggaggagaggaagaagatgagggACATGGAGCCGTCTGGAACTGGTGATGTGATCAACACTAACAG TGAGACAGTGACTGAATCCTCCACTACCACCACCGGCGCTGAAGGTACAGATGATGACCAGGCTTTGCTGGAGCGCCTAGCCAAGAGGGAGGAGCGCAGGAAGAGGAGAATGCAGGAGGCCCTGGAAAGACAGAAGGAGCTTGACCCCACTATTGGCACCACCAATGGCACAGATAGCACGCTAGAAGAGCAgtcctccatcagcagcagcacacagcaacaaacagaggaaaaggaggagaaaaaggaggagaaaccAGCCCAAGAGGAGGTGGCAGACACTGATACTAACTCctggaggaaagaggaagaacacgagaaggaagaggagaag gAATCTGTTGAGGTATCGAGCACACCGACCACAAGAAATGAG GAGGAAGTCGAGCAGCCCGATTTAGCAAAGAAAGATGCTGAGGAGGAGGCTGTTCCTGATGTTGataaggaggaagaagaaaggaaaagaaaagaagaagaggaaagacagcagaaagaaatggaagaaaagcagaggatagaggaggaggaaaggcaAAAAAGGGAAACGGAGGAAAAGCtcaaaaaggaagaagaagaaaggcagctaaaggaagaagaggaaagcaagaagagagcagaagaggaaggacaacaaaaagaaaaggaagagaggctgagaaaagaggaagaagaaaaacagaaaagggaaATGGAGgaaagcaagaaaaaagaagaagaagagcaaaaacagaaaaaggagatGGAGGCAAAGAAgaagatggaagaggaggaaaaacgCAAGATAGAAatggaagagaagaggaaaaaggaggaggaagaaaagaagaagaagaaagagctggaggagaaaaagaagaaagaggaggaggaaaagcgGAAAAAGGAGgctgaagagaagaagaagaaagaggaggaggacaagctcaaaaagaaagagatggaagagaagaagaagaaagaggaagaggacaagCTCAAAAAGAAGGGGctggaagagaagaagaagaaagaggag GAGGAGAAGCTGAAGAAATTTGGTTTTAAAGAAAAG AATGAACCAGCCAAACAGAATGGAGCTCTCATTGAGAATAAACTcaagaaaacagagaagacaTCAAG GGACAACGTTCCCTCCTCCAAGGCAGACAGTGCGGAGCAACAGGAGGCTGAGCGTAAGCTGCAGGAGCTGAAGCGCCGGCGAAACAATGCGGAAAGTGAAGAATttgagaagatgaaacagaagcagcagggTGCAGAGGCTgagctggaggagctgaagaagaagagagaggagaggaagaagatcctagaggaggaggagaagcagaagaaacAAGAGCTGGaggacaagaaaaacaaagaacag gaggagaggaagaggatgaaagaGGAGATAGAGAAGAGGAGGGCGGAggctgcagagaagaagaagcagatggAGGAAGAGTCTGTCAAACCCAGCTTTGCTGTCAGTCCCAAAGGCTCCTCTAAG ATTGGGGAGAAAGCAGAATTCTTGAGCAAATCAGCTCAGAAAAG CAGTACACCCAGAGTGTCACACACTCCAATTGTCTCCAAGATAGGCAACAGACTGGAACAGTACACTTCTGCCATCCAG GGAAACAAAGATCCCAAGTCCCCCAAGTCTCCCATGGCAGATATTCCAACAGGAGGCACTCGCAGCATCAAGAGCATGTGGGAGAAGGGCAACGTTGGCAGCTCCTCTGAAAGTCCATCCCCTGCAAATaag gattTGGCTGGTATCAAAGGAGGCGTTGCCGGACGTGTCAACAGTTGGATGGCAAAGCCTGCAGAGGCGGAGAAGACAACACCGGCaccagcagcaggagcagcaggagcagcatcGCCAACAGCAGCAAAGCCAGCA GATGCGAAACCAGGTGATGTTGGTAACAAACGTGGCATGTGGGAAACCAAGAAGAGCTCTACGCCTGccaag GTGACAGTTGGAGGCAAGGGCAAGTTCGTCACTAATG CCGTGAGACCCTAA
- the cald1b gene encoding caldesmon 1b isoform X1, which translates to MDDDFDRRMEQRRQRREQMRIETEKGGYTNDDDDEEAREQRRRAREERKKMRDMEPSGTGDVINTNSETVTESSTTTTGAEGTDDDQALLERLAKREERRKRRMQEALERQKELDPTIGTTNGTDSTLEEQSSISSSTQQQTEEKEEKKEEKPAQEEVADTDTNSWRKEEEHEKEEEKESVEVSSTPTTRNEEEVEQPDLAKKDAEEEAVPDVDKEEEERKRKEEEERQQKEMEEKQRIEEEERQKRETEEKLKKEEEERQLKEEEESKKRAEEEGQQKEKEERLRKEEEEKQKREMEESKKKEEEEQKQKKEMEAKKKMEEEEKRKIEMEEKRKKEEEEKKKKKELEEKKKKEEEEKRKKEAEEKKKKEEEDKLKKKEMEEKKKKEEEDKLKKKGLEEKKKKEEEEKLKKFGFKEKNEPAKQNGALIENKLKKTEKTSRDNVPSSKADSAEQQEAERKLQELKRRRNNAESEEFEKMKQKQQGAEAELEELKKKREERKKILEEEEKQKKQELEDKKNKEQEERKRMKEEIEKRRAEAAEKKKQMEEESVKPSFAVSPKGSSKIGEKAEFLSKSAQKSSTPRVSHTPIVSKIGNRLEQYTSAIQGNKDPKSPKSPMADIPTGGTRSIKSMWEKGNVGSSSESPSPANKDLAGIKGGVAGRVNSWMAKPAEAEKTTPAPAAGAAGAASPTAAKPADAKPGDVGNKRGMWETKKSSTPAKVTVGGKGKFVTNAAVRP; encoded by the exons ATGGATGATGACTTTGATCGCCGCatggagcagaggagacagaggagagagcagaTGCGCATCGAGACTGAAAA GGGGGGTTACACcaacgatgatgatgatgaggaagcTCGGGAGCAAAGGAGACGTgcaagggaggagaggaagaagatgagggACATGGAGCCGTCTGGAACTGGTGATGTGATCAACACTAACAG TGAGACAGTGACTGAATCCTCCACTACCACCACCGGCGCTGAAGGTACAGATGATGACCAGGCTTTGCTGGAGCGCCTAGCCAAGAGGGAGGAGCGCAGGAAGAGGAGAATGCAGGAGGCCCTGGAAAGACAGAAGGAGCTTGACCCCACTATTGGCACCACCAATGGCACAGATAGCACGCTAGAAGAGCAgtcctccatcagcagcagcacacagcaacaaacagaggaaaaggaggagaaaaaggaggagaaaccAGCCCAAGAGGAGGTGGCAGACACTGATACTAACTCctggaggaaagaggaagaacacgagaaggaagaggagaag gAATCTGTTGAGGTATCGAGCACACCGACCACAAGAAATGAG GAGGAAGTCGAGCAGCCCGATTTAGCAAAGAAAGATGCTGAGGAGGAGGCTGTTCCTGATGTTGataaggaggaagaagaaaggaaaagaaaagaagaagaggaaagacagcagaaagaaatggaagaaaagcagaggatagaggaggaggaaaggcaAAAAAGGGAAACGGAGGAAAAGCtcaaaaaggaagaagaagaaaggcagctaaaggaagaagaggaaagcaagaagagagcagaagaggaaggacaacaaaaagaaaaggaagagaggctgagaaaagaggaagaagaaaaacagaaaagggaaATGGAGgaaagcaagaaaaaagaagaagaagagcaaaaacagaaaaaggagatGGAGGCAAAGAAgaagatggaagaggaggaaaaacgCAAGATAGAAatggaagagaagaggaaaaaggaggaggaagaaaagaagaagaagaaagagctggaggagaaaaagaagaaagaggaggaggaaaagcgGAAAAAGGAGgctgaagagaagaagaagaaagaggaggaggacaagctcaaaaagaaagagatggaagagaagaagaagaaagaggaagaggacaagCTCAAAAAGAAGGGGctggaagagaagaagaagaaagaggag GAGGAGAAGCTGAAGAAATTTGGTTTTAAAGAAAAG AATGAACCAGCCAAACAGAATGGAGCTCTCATTGAGAATAAACTcaagaaaacagagaagacaTCAAG GGACAACGTTCCCTCCTCCAAGGCAGACAGTGCGGAGCAACAGGAGGCTGAGCGTAAGCTGCAGGAGCTGAAGCGCCGGCGAAACAATGCGGAAAGTGAAGAATttgagaagatgaaacagaagcagcagggTGCAGAGGCTgagctggaggagctgaagaagaagagagaggagaggaagaagatcctagaggaggaggagaagcagaagaaacAAGAGCTGGaggacaagaaaaacaaagaacag gaggagaggaagaggatgaaagaGGAGATAGAGAAGAGGAGGGCGGAggctgcagagaagaagaagcagatggAGGAAGAGTCTGTCAAACCCAGCTTTGCTGTCAGTCCCAAAGGCTCCTCTAAG ATTGGGGAGAAAGCAGAATTCTTGAGCAAATCAGCTCAGAAAAG CAGTACACCCAGAGTGTCACACACTCCAATTGTCTCCAAGATAGGCAACAGACTGGAACAGTACACTTCTGCCATCCAG GGAAACAAAGATCCCAAGTCCCCCAAGTCTCCCATGGCAGATATTCCAACAGGAGGCACTCGCAGCATCAAGAGCATGTGGGAGAAGGGCAACGTTGGCAGCTCCTCTGAAAGTCCATCCCCTGCAAATaag gattTGGCTGGTATCAAAGGAGGCGTTGCCGGACGTGTCAACAGTTGGATGGCAAAGCCTGCAGAGGCGGAGAAGACAACACCGGCaccagcagcaggagcagcaggagcagcatcGCCAACAGCAGCAAAGCCAGCA GATGCGAAACCAGGTGATGTTGGTAACAAACGTGGCATGTGGGAAACCAAGAAGAGCTCTACGCCTGccaag GTGACAGTTGGAGGCAAGGGCAAGTTCGTCACTAATG CAGCCGTGAGACCCTAA
- the tnnt2d gene encoding troponin T2d, cardiac codes for MTNIAAPKIPDGEKVDFDDISRKRQEKDLAELQSLIEAHFIQRKKEEEELIALVNRIEKRRTERAEQQRERAEREKERQARLAEEKERKELEEQRKKLDEDAKKKKALSNMTQQYSAGQKTESRKGAKKQTEREKKKKILAERRKILNIDHMNDEKLKEKANELWQWLMGLEAEKFDLGEKLKRQKYDINQLLARVQDHQNAKGRGKGKMGGRLR; via the exons ATGACAAATATTGCGGCTCCAAAGATCCCTGATGGCGAAAAAGTGGATTTTGAT GACATCAGCAGGAAGCGTCAGGAGAAGGATCTCGCTGAGCTTCAGTCGCTGATCGAGGCTCATTTCAtccagaggaagaaagaggaagaggagctcaTCGCCCTCGTCAACAGAATT GAGAAGCGTCGTACtgagagagcagagcagcaaagGGAGCgggctgagagagagaaggagaggcagGCTAGACTTGCG GAGGAAAAGGAACGTAAGGAGTTGGAGGAGCAGCGTAAGAAGCTTGATGAGGACGCTAAGAAGAAGAAGGCTCTCTCGAACATGACCCAGCAGTACAGCGCTGGGCAGAAG ACTGAGAGCAGAAAAGGAGCCAAGAAACAaactgagagggagaagaagaagaagatccTGGCTGAACGCAGGAAGATTCTCAACATCGATCATATGAATGACGAGAAACTCAA GGAGAAGGCCAATGAGCTGTGGCAGTGGCTGATGGGGCTGGAGGCTGAGAAGTTTGATCTCGGTGAAAAACTCAAAAGACAAAAGTACGAT ATTAACCAGCTTCTTGCCCGAGTCCAGGATCACCAAAA CGCCAAAGGTCGTGGCAAGGGCAAGATGGGAGGCCGACTGAGGTAA